The Deltaproteobacteria bacterium genome contains the following window.
CCCAGGGCCTCTGCTGCCATGATGCGCACATGATCGATGTACCGTCTGTTCCAGATCGGTTCGAAAATGGCATTGGCAAATCGGAACAGGAGGATGTTCTGGACCGTTTCCTTGGCCAGGTAGTGATCGATCCTGAAAATCTGGTGTTCCTGAAAATGCTGATGAAGAACGGCATCCAGCTTGCGCGCGGTCTCGAGATCGTGACCGAAGGGTTTCTCCACCACGATCCTTGCCCATGTCCCTCGCGCATTGTCCTCTTCTGAAAGAGAGGCCTGCCCCAGCATCCGGGCCGTTGTCTCGTAGAGGGTCGGAGGAATGGCGAGGTAGAAAATCCGGTTTCCCCCGATTTGGTATTTTCTTTCCATTTCACGGAGGGATTCGGTCAGATGGGCATAGCTGGAGGGGTCATCATATTCGATGGGGTGATAGGATAACAAGGCGGCAAAGGCCTCCCACTTCTTCTGATCCAGCCCGCCTCTTCTTGATAGGGACTTCTTCATACGCTCCCGAAATTCATCATCCCCCATTTTTGACCGGCCGCACCCCACGATCAGAAACGGGGCGGGGAGCCCCTCATTTACATAAAGGTTGAAAAGCGAGGGCAGTAGTTTTCTGGCAGTCAAGTCCCCCGAAGCCCCAATGATGACCAGGGTGCAAGGTTCGAGCACCCCGTCAAGGAGGCACTGATCTTTGGGAAGCCTTACATCCTCTGCGATCCCCTCGATCTTAGCTTCGAAAACCCCGTTATCTCTTTTCATCGAATCGCTCATCATTTACCCCTTTTGCAGGTTTCGCTCAATGATTCAAGGCACAATCATAGAAGAGATATTCCACTTTGAGCAGGAACCCGGCTCGTCCTATTTCTTTTTCGATGCCACCACGGCATGACCGCCGAACTCTCTTCTGAGCGCGGCCAGCACCCTGTCTGCAAAAGGATTTTCATCCCTTGAACGAAACCGGTTCATCAAAGACAGGGTAATGACCGGGGCTGAAACACCCGCTTCAATGGCCTGATCCACGGTCCAGCGACCCTCCCCGGAGTCGTCCACAACCCCACGGATACCGGTCAGTTTTGCATCCTTTTTAAACGCGGCCTCTGCCAGTTCCAGCAGCCATGAGCGCACCACGCTCCCCTGATTCCACAGGTGGGCCACCTCGGCGTAGTGGAGTGTCTCGGCGTAGGGCGATGCCTCCAGGATCTGGAAGCCTTCTGCATACGCCTGCATCAAGCCGTATTCGATGCCGTTATGGACCATTTTCACGAAATGGCCTGCACCTGCCGGGCCGCAGTAGAGATACCCCTCTTTCGGCGCCAGGGATTTGAATATGGGTTCCAGGAATTCATAAGTCTCCCGTGTCCCGCCGATCATCAGACAATAGCCGATTTTCAGGCCCCAGATGCCGCCGCTGACGCCCGCGTCCATGAAACGTACCTCCTTTTCCGCCAGGGTTTTTGCCCGCCGGATACCATCCTTGAACCAGCTGTTCCCGCCGTCGACCACCATGTCTCCGGGCGAAAGAATGTCCTTTAGCTGATCGAGGTGCTCATCCACGGGAGATCCCGCTGGAAGCATGATCCAAACCACCCGTGGCGCCGTGAGTTTCAGAGCGATCTCAGGCAAGGCATAGGCCGGGGTCGCCCCTTCCCGTGCAATCTCCTCGGTCTTCTGAGGCGTCCGGTTGTAGGCCAGTACCTCGTGGCCGCCTTGTAGAAGCCGCCTCGCCATATTCATCCCCATCCGCCCAAGTCCGATCATTGCAATTTTCATCGAAGTCTCCTTTTCCTCTGCTTTGAACTTCCGAGCCTTGGCAATATTTCAGGCTGAACCACTATTCGCGGCGTGCTTGCAGTCCACAGGCCCTCCCCTTCAGGTGAAAGAAGAACTTGAGTCCCTTCTTGACCGTATCGGAAAAGATTTTGGGAGACAGGTAGGCGCCTGCGACCCGCTTGTTGATTTCCCCGAGGGTCGGGTAGGGATGGACCGCGGCGGCCAGGGTGGAGAGCTTCACCTTGCCGTTCAGAACAGCGACCCACTCGTTCAGGAGTTCGCCGGCGTGAGGGCCCAGGATTTGAACCCCGATCGGTTTTTCATTTGCATCGAGAAGCATCTTGATCTTTCCTGTCTTATTCCCTTCTGCAAGGCTCCTGTCGTTGTCCCGGAAGGCCCCTGAAAATACCGTGTATTCGACTCCCGCGTCTTTTGCCGTCTTTTCATTCATTCCAATGCCGGCAAGTTCCGGGTCCGTGTAGGTACACCAGGGCAGGAACGTGTAATCGGCCTTTCGGGGAAGATGAAAGATCGCATTGCTCACCACAATGCCGCCTTCATGGCCCGCGGCATGGGTGAATTGGAATTTCCCCGTTACATCGCCTGCGGCATAGGTATGCTTCTGGGTGGTTCGCATCCGCGCGTCCACCTGGATGCCCTTGCGGTCGAACTCAACGCCGATCGCTTCCAGGTGAAGCCCCTCCAGATTGGGAGAGCGTCCCATGGCGACCAGAATCTGTTCGGCTCTCAGCGTGCTGACCTCTCCTCCCTTGTTTTGGATGCGGACTTCCTTGTCGCCGCCCGAATCCCCCACGTCAAGGACCGCCACATTCAGGTGAAAAATAACCCCCTCAGCGGCCAGGACCCCCATGACCTCATCGGCCATGTCCCTGTCCTCTTTGCTGAGGATCTGCCCGCTTCGCTGAACCACGGATACCTTTGTCCCGAGACGGCAAAACGACTGGGCCATTTCGATGGCAATGGGTCCGGCGCCCAGTATGATCATGGAGGCTGGAAGACGATCCAGGGAGAAAATTTCTTTGTTGGTAATGTGGGGCGTTTTGTTCAAACCCTCGATGGGAGGGATTTGCGGAGACGAGCCGCTGGCAATGACCCAGCTTTTTGCGGAGATGCTCTGCCCGTTCAGTCGGATACTGTGCTCGTCGGTGAAGCCCGGTTCGCCAAATTCCACCCTGGCGCCAAGGCTGCAGAATCGCTCTTCCGAGTCATGCTTTTGAATGGCTGCGATCACCGACTGGATTCTCTCTTTCACCTTGACGAAGTCCACCGGGGGCACCTCTACTGCCGGGAGTCCAAAATCCTGGGCGTTTTTTATGGTGTGATAGGCCTGAGCCGTCCGGATCAGGGTCTTGCTGGGAACACATCCGAAGTGAAGACAGTCTCCGCCCAATTCCTTTTCCTTCTCGATCAGAAGGGTTTTGGCGCCCAACTGGGCCGCACCGGAGGCCACGGTCAAGCCTGCCGCCCCCGCGCCGATAATGCCGATGTCATAGTCATACGCCGCCACGGTGTTTCTCCTTGTCTCCGGGGTCATTTTCCGTTGAGAGACCAGTCGTAATCAAGATATCTGACGTTGATTTTCCCTTCGTGCTGCTTTATTTCTTCCCTTAGTTTCCCTTGGGCATATTGCCTGAAAAACCCGACAATGTCATCGTTGAAATCTTCTGAATACCATTTAAATATGCTGCTCACATAAAGCGTGTTTTTTTGAATTCGGTTGTATTTCGGAGTGTTGATAAAAGCTTCCGTCATTTGGGTGAGTTGCCTGTCCAGCCTATCTCCCCGATAAGGTTCCGACCGCAACGGCGGACAGCCCTTGGATGCGCAGTTCACCGCAAAATGAATCCGGGGGTCCTTGAAACGGGGCCGGAGAATGTCGTGTTCAATGTTGTCCAGGGTCATGACATCTCCGTCGATACGGGCGATTTTCTTCTTCCACGGGCTCTTGAACAGGCTGCCCAGATCTTTGATCGACTTTATGTCAGGATAGGCGCTCAAGATCAGCTTGATGGTCCAGGCATTGTATGCGTTGATGTAAAAGGCGAATTGTTCGTTTCGAGGAAGTTTTTTCGGGTCGGTCTCTTCCAGGATTTTGAGATATCGATCCAGCTTCCCCTCCTCATTCTTGAACCCCTGGTAGTCCGCAACCCCGTTCTTCACATATTTATCCAGCAATTCAGCATAGGGGGTATTATCGACTCTGACGTCCGACCAGGCCGGCGTTACAAAGCCCACAAGCCCAAAGAAAAGGGAATAAAATAGAAATCCTCGCATGATCGATTTCTGGAAATTCATTGTCGGCTCCTTACCAGCAATTCTCATTTTGCTTTTCGCAGTGATACGCTCCGTAGTGGGGCCGTTAGGCCCTGAAAGATCGCCTGACGGCGACACTACGAACGGGATATGTGGCATCATCAATCGCAAAATGAGAATTTCCGGCTTTTCATTTTGGTGCTTGCTTTGAAAAACTGATCAAAAAGGCCAAGAACCCCCTGTCGTACAAGGGTCATTCAATGGCGCCTGTCTTTTCAAGACAATACGGGCTCTCTTGCATTATTCCCTTGTAAATGGTTTGCCGGTGCGTCTCGGCCGCCATCATGATGGCTGCGCCGGAGAAATCCTCCAGGCTGTACTGACAGAGCAAGAGCCCGTTTTCTATAGGCGGCATAAGGGTGGGCGCTTGCTCCAGAACCCTGAGACCAGCCAGGTCCCAGCCTTTTCGAACGGTCCATATCATGTCGCCCAGTATCCTGAATTTCTGGGTTCTAACTGCGAATCCTACCAGGTATTGTATCATTTCCTCGGGCGAATCCATCCCGGCGCTGATACTCAACCGTCCGCGCTTGAGCCAATCCCCGACAGGATGCCCTTGTTGTTTCATGTCATCCAGGAGTTCGCTGCTCCTGTCGGGAGGCATGACAACAAGCAAACTCTCTCCATGTTTAGCCCCCTCAAGCAGGTAAGGTATGGACACCGCAAACGCTTCGCATTTCCCTGAGTAAAAATGAGTCATGTGGGAACCGTCCGGCACCTTGTGACCTCC
Protein-coding sequences here:
- the gnd gene encoding decarboxylating 6-phosphogluconate dehydrogenase — encoded protein: MKIAMIGLGRMGMNMARRLLQGGHEVLAYNRTPQKTEEIAREGATPAYALPEIALKLTAPRVVWIMLPAGSPVDEHLDQLKDILSPGDMVVDGGNSWFKDGIRRAKTLAEKEVRFMDAGVSGGIWGLKIGYCLMIGGTRETYEFLEPIFKSLAPKEGYLYCGPAGAGHFVKMVHNGIEYGLMQAYAEGFQILEASPYAETLHYAEVAHLWNQGSVVRSWLLELAEAAFKKDAKLTGIRGVVDDSGEGRWTVDQAIEAGVSAPVITLSLMNRFRSRDENPFADRVLAALRREFGGHAVVASKKK
- a CDS encoding FAD-dependent oxidoreductase; this translates as MAAYDYDIGIIGAGAAGLTVASGAAQLGAKTLLIEKEKELGGDCLHFGCVPSKTLIRTAQAYHTIKNAQDFGLPAVEVPPVDFVKVKERIQSVIAAIQKHDSEERFCSLGARVEFGEPGFTDEHSIRLNGQSISAKSWVIASGSSPQIPPIEGLNKTPHITNKEIFSLDRLPASMIILGAGPIAIEMAQSFCRLGTKVSVVQRSGQILSKEDRDMADEVMGVLAAEGVIFHLNVAVLDVGDSGGDKEVRIQNKGGEVSTLRAEQILVAMGRSPNLEGLHLEAIGVEFDRKGIQVDARMRTTQKHTYAAGDVTGKFQFTHAAGHEGGIVVSNAIFHLPRKADYTFLPWCTYTDPELAGIGMNEKTAKDAGVEYTVFSGAFRDNDRSLAEGNKTGKIKMLLDANEKPIGVQILGPHAGELLNEWVAVLNGKVKLSTLAAAVHPYPTLGEINKRVAGAYLSPKIFSDTVKKGLKFFFHLKGRACGLQARRE
- a CDS encoding DUF547 domain-containing protein translates to MNFQKSIMRGFLFYSLFFGLVGFVTPAWSDVRVDNTPYAELLDKYVKNGVADYQGFKNEEGKLDRYLKILEETDPKKLPRNEQFAFYINAYNAWTIKLILSAYPDIKSIKDLGSLFKSPWKKKIARIDGDVMTLDNIEHDILRPRFKDPRIHFAVNCASKGCPPLRSEPYRGDRLDRQLTQMTEAFINTPKYNRIQKNTLYVSSIFKWYSEDFNDDIVGFFRQYAQGKLREEIKQHEGKINVRYLDYDWSLNGK
- a CDS encoding MEDS domain-containing protein: MEHLLNIKEAAQVLNVSEMSIRRWTNSGKLNCYRVGGKRERRFHLRNLEEFLHDSENHSLKPLGIGGHKVPDGSHMTHFYSGKCEAFAVSIPYLLEGAKHGESLLVVMPPDRSSELLDDMKQQGHPVGDWLKRGRLSISAGMDSPEEMIQYLVGFAVRTQKFRILGDMIWTVRKGWDLAGLRVLEQAPTLMPPIENGLLLCQYSLEDFSGAAIMMAAETHRQTIYKGIMQESPYCLEKTGAIE